From one Halosimplex rubrum genomic stretch:
- a CDS encoding DUF7550 family protein gives MVDEHEDAAHGHEDRPDYDPANKDLPAGEPPLRSTAPQSDYTGRDVGVGIAVALVGIALTFVLPLALV, from the coding sequence ATGGTCGACGAACACGAGGACGCGGCGCACGGACACGAGGACCGCCCGGACTACGACCCCGCGAACAAGGACCTCCCGGCGGGGGAGCCGCCGCTACGCTCGACGGCGCCCCAGAGCGACTACACCGGCCGCGACGTGGGCGTCGGTATCGCCGTCGCCCTCGTCGGCATCGCCCTCACGTTCGTCCTCCCGCTCGCGCTGGTCTAA